The region TTTAttggtcatttttatttcttatttttgaagcATCTACTGAAGCCATTTGCCCATTTTCCATTGGATTGTTTGTCTTTCCATAATTGATTTACAGAAGTGTTTTAATAAATATAGGCTCAGCCACTTGTTGGTGATGTATAGCATTTATGTTCTCCCACTTTACTGCTTGTCTCTTTAGTCTCTTACTCAATCCTGTTTATTCAATTGATGCAGTCAGCCATGTTAGGCTATGTAGATTTACACTATACTTACTTGTAGGCAGGGATTCTCTTTGGAATAAATAGGAGCAAACCATAGGTCAGCAATCACATGTGACCAACCAATCTTTGCAGTGTAAATCATATTTAATTTCTCAAACATAATAACCTATGATATAATTAGAAATTCAGAAATTAGAGAGAAACAAATTCACTGTGGCTTTCACTTTTTGTCTAGGATCTTTGCAAGTCTTTCAACCTTCACAATACACAATCACACACAAATTCTCTACATTTGGCAATAAAGAAGTGGTTTAGTGAAGTGTCTTTTAAACTTCAATGTGAAGATGAATCACTtgaaaattttgttaaaatgaacattttcattCAAGATACTTCAGTGGATCATAAATTACTATAtgtttaacaagctcccaggtgatgcctaTGTTGGTGGTCCAAAGACCACCCTTTGAAACATGCTACTTTTGTCTCCTACTACATGGTTTTGGTAGATGGAAGCAAATCTGTCAGTCATGTTGGATTTGCTTGGGAGTGATTTGTTTCatcaaggaaaaaggaaaaacttaaaGATAATAGTCAAGTAAATGTAACTGATAAAAATTGTCTCTCTTCAATTAGAGTGACTAACGAGCATGTATGTTGTGTTAAAATCAGTGTAGtttgtcttatattttaaaatttattattattttccttttgaattaTTTGTTCGTTTTTTATCTGGGATTCTCTGCAGGAATTCTTGTATATCAGCTGTATGTCCCATTCTGGTTATTTTCTCACTTATTTTAGTGTTCTAAGGCCTGAATCAAAACTGAATATAGATAATAATATAGGGAATCTTGGTCTTTTCTTGAATTTTAAAGGGCTATCTTAATATTTTGTCACTGACTTTTAGGTTTATTCTTTGCTTTGAGGGAGGAGTTTAATTTTCACTATTTAacatgaaatcagttctttcatACTCCTTGCGTTctaagaatcttttaaaattatgcatgGCTATCATATTttattgaacttttttttaacttctattgAAATGATATCTTTTTAGTTTATTCTAATTGTAAatgatttaaatgtgtatttttaaaaattctgatataGTTGAAGAATGGCAATGATCttacaaaaatcaaaagaagaaaatgttcagGCCTATCTACTTCAGAAACACACGGGGAACActcatgcacagacacacacatgcacagatatAATATACATGTTTAATATGTGGTATGTGGTATGTATGGGATTTCGAATTACTGAGAAATGATGATACATTCAATTATTGTTTTGTGCTGACCTCTTACTATCAATAACCAATGTTCGTGGCTAGACTGGTCCTTGCAGTTATTATGATTTCAGGATGCCCTCAGCAATAACCATGAGGaaactttgggaaaaaaagagttttattACTTATAAGTCTTAGAAATTACATGGCATACCTGGGGCCACACAGTGAGGAcactgggggagagagagagagagaaacagacctGGGTTCTGAGTTTATTGGTGTTGATGGTGGGAGCCTTAATGTTTATcaaactcactttttttttcctttcgtatttaaaaaaaatttttattgacgtgtagttgatttacagtgttagtttcaggtgtatagtaaagtgattcagttatacatacacatacatatatatatatatttttttttcttttcaaattcttttccactataggttattacaagaaattgaatatagttccctgtgctatacagtaggtccttgttgttcatctattttatatacagtggtgtgtgtctgttaatccccaactcctagttatccttcccccaccctttcccctttggtaaccatagtttgttttctatgtccatgagtctatcaGACTCACTTTTTATTAGTGAATTTAAAACACAGGAGTGGGAATTTAtagtgggagaaaaggaaaaaacaaggactccaaacGGTCAACTATTGAAATCAAGCAACATCTCTAAAACAAAGTGGCCTGATTGGGGGAAGGGATTGGCCTGGCTTTTCTAGTTGTGTGGCTGGCAAATGTGTCCATTAGAGACATTCCTCTTTGAAGATGTCTCTTGTAATCATAGCTTAAGTCAGACACTTGCATTATGTGAGAGAAAAACATCAACTGTCAGGGTTATACTACAGTTCAATACACTGGGTTGATGATACTCAGTTAAAATGTGTTATACAGTATTTTCTCATGGCATTAATCATTTTTTCACAAGCATGTAGTAAAGTGACTGAAACAAAGTAGGTATTTAACAAATAGCTTTTGAAGAAACTAATGCTACATCATTAAATATGCATGCCACCAATGAGCACTCTAACAGAGGCTTATAATGAGAATCTTTGCACAGTTTCTGGAAACAGCAATTTATGAAACAGCTTAAGATAGCAAAAAACAAATTATAGGAAAACATCTCCAGCTGAAAATTAAGGGTCTCGTGGAAAAAAAATTGATTGTGAAATGGCcacacagaaatagaaatagagtGTGAATGacaggggcaaaaaaaaaaaaaagatataaggagaaggagaaagaacaatgcaaagaaacttttttaaatgtgtgcAAGAAACTGAGGCATTAATTTCTGAGTCTCTTGCCATTGATGACCTTAAGATTTGGAGGATCCTCATCTGAAAGAGCTCTTATTCAAAATGACCAGGAGCAActtccataaataaataataataaattttgtgTGTTCTAAGATGCACATTCTTCACATTTTAATATCTCTGAAATTGGAATGCAGGTGATAATCAGTACTGTCTTTGATTTAATGCAATATAACAATTGTTTTTGCACTTTACAACTGGATGGAAGTCTAGAAATTAGCAGGCTTCCAACTTTCCTGAGCTCTTGTGCTTACGAGATCATCTCTGTGGGAAGATTCTAAGGAAAGGGCCTCGGTAAATTTGCCTATTTATGATATGCCTGTCCTTGATACAAACTTAAGAAAGTTATATCCCATATGGATGGAGTATTACTGAACTCTTCAACAATTTCATCTTCCTCAACATAGCCTCATTTTCACATTCATTtgttaacaattatttattggAGATATACTCTGTGTCAGCAAATCCTAGATGTTAGGCACACAGAAAGAAAGTAAGTATGGTCTCTCCCTTCAATGATAGTACACTCTATTTgggaagtagaaagaaaagaaataaacatacattatatttaatacattatactcataataatgaatataatgaagaataaagaacaaacaagcaaaaaaagagatcaataaaaagaGAGGGTCATAATTTGAACTGAGGGTGATAGGCAATCTATGATGAAATTAAGTGGAAACCTTTAAAAAAGTGAATAGAAATGAGTTATATATAGCATTCTAAGAAAAAGGTTCAGATGTGAAAagttatacaaaacagaaaaatttacAAATTCAATGAATTATGAGAAGGCCAATGTAACTAGAGTTTGATTATCTGGTAATGTTGGAGAGGTAGAGCAGGTAAAGAACATGTGTCATCTGGTGGTGTGTACTTCATTGCTTTAATTCTATTCTCAGAGAAGtaaaagtttatatttaaaaGAGACCTTACATCattcaatttgtcttttaaaaagatcatttTCATCTTGCACAGAAAATCAGTTAGAAAGTAGTAAGAGtacacattaagaaactaaagAATTTACTGCAGCATTTCATGAAAGAAGTGCTGGTGACATACAAGGATGATTAAAATGGAGAGAATGAGGAGGTAGACTTGAGATATAATTTGGGTCTAGAATCAAAAGAACTTAACAGATAGATGGAATCTTAGAATGAGGAATCAAAATCTGTCACAAGGACAAACATTACGGTTGTCAGTGTTGACTATAATTTGTTGCTTTTATCAAAGATGACTTCAaaaggcatctttttttttattaattaggaTGGAGACACCCCAGAATGAACTCCATTTCCTATTTTATGCCCACCTTCAATATACAGTTTGATTGAAATAAATCTGAtgacaataacaataaaaatatattgaccATTTGTACCAAATATTAGGTTTTCCCAAACTTACCTTTAATCTCTTACTGAGACATTCCCCCCAGATGTTTTCTACTATATATGACTGTTATATTTGCTTCTGACTTAATCTGCCTAGTTTTCACACAGTACACAATGGGATTCATAAGTGGACGCACGAGTAGAAGAACATTTGCCATAAGAACATTGAAGAGGGGAGAGACGTCCCGGGCAAAGTGATGGACAATGGCGAGGTTGATGATGGGCAGATAGAAGATGGTCACTGCACAGATGTGTGAAACACAAGTATTGAGGGCCTTGAGCTGCTCCTTTTGGGATGCAATTCCCAGCACAGTCTTGAGGATCAGAATGTAAGATACAGCAATGAGCATAAAATCTACCATAAGGCAGAGTGCCCCAAAAAAGCCATAAATGACATCAATTCTGTTGTCAGAGCAGGCCAACTTCATGACATCCTGGTGGAGACAGTAGGAATGGGATAATTggcttttcttacaatatttcaaCCTTCTCAAAGTGAAGGGGAAGGGAAGAACCAGGAGGAAGCTCTTGAAAAAGCATACCACTCCTATTTGGGCAGCTCTGACAGTTGTAAGAATGGAGCTGTGTCTTAGAGGGTTGTGGATGGTGAGGAAGCGGTCAAACGACATGATCAGGAGCACTGAGGACTCCAGTGCTGTGAATCCATGGATGAAGAATTTCTGGGAAAAGCAGGCATTAGCAGAGATTTCAGAAGCCTTGAATAAGAAGATCCTCAACATAGtgggaagagaggaaaaggaCAAGCTCATGTCAGACAGGGCCAACATGGAAAGGAAATAGTACATGGGATCATGCAGTGAGGGTTCTGTCTTGATGATGAAAAGGATGGTGCAGTTTCCCAGAATAGCAACAAGGTACATGCTGCAGACAGGAATAGAGATCCAGATGTGTGCATATTCCAGCCTTGGcatcccaaacaagaagaatgtGGTGATTTCAACATGTGACATGTTGATAATGGACATGATCAGTTTAGAGGGCTCTGCAGCGAGTCACAGAAAGTCTTGAGTAGATAAAATGTGAATATCTGGAAATTTAGTAGAAAAAAAGCAGTTCTGAACTTTCTGGGTTTTTTCAACTGTCTTTTGATAGAACAAATTATTTATGTGACTATATAGTGAGAAGTGGCTTTCACTTTAGACTGGAATTTCCTGGATCATAGATTTAAAGAAGTACTTCTGGCCATTTTTTTCCTATAGAGAAACCAGGAATATATTTTGCAATCAGATGAAAAGCTGGTTTCTTTTTCTACTAGTAACATACTAGTAGACCCTAATCAATTAATCTGGACTCCTCTATGAGTTCTTGCTTTCACATTCTAGATAAGATGTTGGTTAGAATATATGATTTCCAGAATGACACTATGTGAAGGCAGAGGAGTCTcaaaatttaatttcttcctaCTTGTTGGAATTCTCACAAAAGTATGATCTTCTCAAAACCAAACTACTCTTAGTGCTGTCCCCTGCTAGATTGTTGgttatttaaatatcttttaaaaaatcccttgattttcaaattatttttgtatttgtaagGGCAGTCACTGCAGAGATTACTGACAAATTATGTCTAAGTTTCTCCTGGCCTGGAATTTGTGACCATTTGTGGAGTGTTGACAAGAGAACAATAACCTGAAGTGGTAAGTGTCACAATTTTGGAGAATTTGAATTCTGTTGAAGAACAACTCCCCTAAAGGTAAATAGTTTATTTGTATAGTCTCTGAAAGGAACAATTTTCCTAGATACATGACTTTTGGAAGTGTCTCCTGCTCTGTATGAAGTTccatgtggttgatttacaaaaaaaaaaaaaaaaaaagcagtaaaatgagAGCAAAATAGATGAAGATATCTGAGTACTTACCAGAGGGTGGATATTTGAAAGTGGAAGGATTTTAGTATAAAATCCCAGAAGTTATCGCATTTGTCTGTCGCCAAGGTCTCCTCTTCATATATGAGGGcttgtctctttcttctctcctagtCCCCTTGCTTGAGGGGTGCTGAGCTCTCCAGGGATTGCAGCCGACCTGGATCTGTTCTGAGACTGCGAATAAACATGTGCAGACACAGTAAATTCACAGAGATAGTTAAtaccagagaaatgaaataattatctAGTCCTTGAATTAGGGTCTATTTTAGTTGGAGAGAGGTCCTTAATAACTAAGTATGACAGAGAGATGGTGAATCTTGTGTAAAATCTCTCACACTTCTGTTGAGTTTAGAACTTTCTCTCTTAGTAAAGTATATGATATAATAATTGTccttttttaagttaaattgaccttaaaactttcttttacaTAAGAATTACTTGAAATATCACGTTCCTTGATCCAGTTTCTATCAAATAGTTaagaaaaaacaatatacatTTAAACAGGTAAAAACTGACAGAGATAAATaaactttcctccctccctctctttctcttgatCTCGCTCTCTTtcgttttctttttaaaattaagcctCTTGTTATTGCTTATTGTATTGTCATGCTATGGCAGACTATCTGTACTAGAGCAGGATGGAGACATATGTTTTTAGCTCTCTAAATCTAAGATTTTATGAATCAGCTAGAAAATAAAGGATTTGAAACTTATAGCAGAACCAcagttaatatttaatatttgtttgATTATATTTATAGTCCAGGGTGCAGAACATAATGTTTACCGTAATCATTGTTAACAGAACCACAAATTGGGAACTTAAAATTCACAGTCAAACTGTGGAATACCCCTTGTGATATGGTAAGGGAAGAAGAATTTCAGAGACAATTCAAGAGAAATGTTACTTTCCCAAAAAGGAATTGTTGAATTCCAttaggaaattaggaaaataacatgaattttttttttccatgcagtGAACAGAAAATAGAGAAAGTGTGGGATTAATTACTTGTAATAGTGATCACAGTGTAATCCTGGCCACAAAGAGGCATTAATTatcaccctcctccctctccaagCTCACTCCCCAGTTCATGTTCCAGCTACTGTTAAATTTCTGCAATATGCTTTTTCTATCTGCGCTTTTCAAGTCTTCTCCTTTTGCAAATGGTAAAAATGCTCTTCCTTGCCTTGACTTTCTTTGTTCAAATCCTCAGTTAGCTATTAAGTCCTTTACAATCCTTCCCTGAGACTTTTGTCCACCTCCCATTCAAGTGTATCGGTGTATAGTGTGCTTTCCTTGATATTACTGATATTTTTTGTCCTCCCTCTGGCTTCATAGAATCTAATAGAAGCAGACATCATGTTGATATACACGCATATACTTGAATGAATGAAGTTATACCCTCAATTTGGAGACCTCTATATGTAGAGTAGATGATTGAAGAGAATATATACAAAACCCACCTCTACACCATTAATTAAAATCCATGAACTCATAGGCAGTTTTTTGTTAGAATCATAAGATTGCTTTCTTATTtatcaagaaaggaaaaatgtaagGCAGAGATTTAAGTCTAATAAGAAGCATGCTGAGTTAGGATATACCATGGAGAAAGCAACTCCTAGTGGTCACTATTCCCTTCTCACTGATGCCCACTGCAAACTCAGTGGTCTTACATACCTGTACTCAGAAACAACTTACAGTAACATGTAAGGCGATAACTACCATTCAGCAAACATATCACCCAAGAGGCAGGTCCAAATAGCTGATTTTGAACTTCCTTCTGTGCTCAGTCGGTGATTTTGGGCCTGGCACTTGGTTGATTGCCATCAATTTGGCAGGACCCTGGAATTCTACCGTGCATTTACGTAACTGTGGGGCTTTTTAGAAGGTCGGGGTAATGGCATCTATCCTAAGCATGTAGTGACTACAATTAGATATACTATGTGGATTTTTTCTCTTGAGCTGGTGCAAAGAGCTATGAACATCGGGAAACTTACCAGTAAGTTGGTAAGTCATTGTACCCCCATGCCAGAGTAAAGAGGAAATGAAGGTGGCATGCAGTCAGTCACCACAATTCCACTGCTGTGCGGTCATGACCATTTAATCCTGACCTACAGAATCTAGTCCTGCCTCCCTGATGCTTTCCTATTAGCCCAGAAAACTTTGATTCCAGCCCAGCAGGCTGCacccagagaaaaagaaaactccctgtGGGTGAAACTCAACAGGGACTGGAGCCAAGGAGAGTCATCCAACCCCCTGTAAATGGGAAGAACTAATCCTTTGAGGAAAACACCCCTTAAGCCCCTCTGCTCCCTCTGGCAGAATTATGTTCCTGTCTTCTCTGATTGACAGAATCATGTGAATAATCTCAGAGCATTTTCACCATATGTGACAATTATGCCTTTTTGTGTCTGCCTCCTCCTCTAGA is a window of Vicugna pacos chromosome 10, VicPac4, whole genome shotgun sequence DNA encoding:
- the LOC102545804 gene encoding olfactory receptor 51A4-like; this encodes MSIINMSHVEITTFFLFGMPRLEYAHIWISIPVCSMYLVAILGNCTILFIIKTEPSLHDPMYYFLSMLALSDMSLSFSSLPTMLRIFLFKASEISANACFSQKFFIHGFTALESSVLLIMSFDRFLTIHNPLRHSSILTTVRAAQIGVVCFFKSFLLVLPFPFTLRRLKYCKKSQLSHSYCLHQDVMKLACSDNRIDVIYGFFGALCLMVDFMLIAVSYILILKTVLGIASQKEQLKALNTCVSHICAVTIFYLPIINLAIVHHFARDVSPLFNVLMANVLLLVRPLMNPIVYCVKTRQIKSEANITVIYSRKHLGGMSQ